Proteins encoded by one window of Cylindrospermum stagnale PCC 7417:
- a CDS encoding S-layer homology domain-containing protein, whose protein sequence is MNSSYLAHVSKIVVAAASVVMFSPIASTYAATGVSTTSEFTLSNSTGQQLLADKKDDDNDDKKGRSRGYKGKSSGFSLGIWQPAGTFTDVIARVSLKGKHGKKYHKERFLGDYKYKVKQKIKFVKGFKAGDRVVVRLYDTQNRFIGYSEFECLAANSTVNLILSANPTEYRVVRTVYGVDADEDGMVDSGSTTYDYFSQVSNQSVSFLSSSQTVKVSQFQAEGYSTVATTSVYPASYTKGEYSLVRQSINAFSSNLAEALRVTPGSLVQLTEVSDNSSYELSQLLSYYRQVGVAKGVQVAFSDVSQDYWAKDFIGELAAMEVIEGFPDGSFRPDAPVTRAQFAALLRKAYSKTKVRQAIAFRDVSSRNWAYNAIRETYEMGFLNTVASREFNPSQSLTRLEVLVALARGLNFQSSGSTTNILSVYSDATSISSEYRSLIAALTERGVIVNYPDVKLLNAEQVATRAEVCALLYKSLVSTGSATDISSQYAVAETQSQAEVEQRTETQPMEMGGERERVKPERRNCNQGIGNGAEGCDPGNSSPRGGSNDEGGRTPGGKK, encoded by the coding sequence ATGAATTCAAGTTATCTAGCTCATGTGAGCAAAATCGTGGTTGCAGCTGCTTCTGTAGTCATGTTTTCGCCGATCGCTTCAACCTATGCAGCAACAGGTGTATCTACCACCAGTGAATTCACACTCAGCAATTCGACTGGGCAACAACTTTTAGCTGATAAGAAAGACGACGACAATGATGATAAGAAAGGCCGCAGCCGAGGCTACAAGGGGAAAAGTTCAGGTTTTAGCCTAGGTATTTGGCAACCTGCCGGGACTTTTACAGATGTGATTGCCCGTGTTTCTCTCAAGGGTAAACATGGCAAGAAGTATCATAAAGAAAGGTTTTTGGGTGATTACAAGTACAAAGTCAAGCAAAAAATCAAATTTGTTAAGGGATTTAAAGCAGGCGATCGCGTTGTTGTCAGACTGTACGATACTCAAAACCGCTTTATTGGCTATAGCGAATTTGAATGTTTGGCGGCCAACTCTACAGTTAACCTGATTTTGTCTGCCAATCCTACAGAATATCGAGTCGTTCGCACCGTTTATGGTGTTGATGCTGACGAAGACGGCATGGTTGATAGCGGCAGTACCACCTACGACTACTTCAGCCAAGTTAGCAACCAAAGCGTTAGTTTCCTCAGCAGTTCCCAAACCGTCAAGGTGAGTCAGTTCCAAGCTGAAGGTTATTCAACAGTTGCGACAACCAGCGTTTATCCTGCCTCTTACACCAAGGGTGAGTACAGTTTAGTGCGTCAGTCAATTAACGCCTTTAGTTCTAACTTGGCTGAGGCTTTAAGGGTTACTCCTGGTAGTTTGGTGCAGCTGACTGAAGTTAGCGATAACTCCAGCTATGAACTTAGCCAGTTGTTAAGCTATTATCGCCAGGTGGGTGTAGCTAAAGGCGTCCAGGTGGCGTTTTCTGATGTCTCTCAAGACTACTGGGCTAAAGATTTTATTGGTGAATTGGCAGCGATGGAAGTTATTGAGGGTTTCCCCGATGGCAGTTTCCGTCCTGATGCGCCGGTGACTCGTGCTCAATTTGCTGCACTGCTGCGGAAAGCCTATAGCAAAACTAAGGTTCGCCAAGCGATCGCATTTCGGGATGTCTCTAGCCGAAATTGGGCTTACAATGCCATCCGCGAAACTTATGAAATGGGCTTTTTAAACACCGTTGCCAGTAGGGAATTCAACCCTAGCCAAAGCCTGACTCGTTTAGAGGTTTTGGTAGCATTAGCACGGGGACTAAATTTTCAATCTAGCGGTTCGACTACGAATATTTTGTCTGTTTACAGCGATGCTACTTCCATTAGTAGCGAATACCGCAGTTTGATTGCTGCCTTGACTGAACGTGGCGTTATTGTCAACTATCCCGATGTGAAGTTGCTGAATGCTGAACAGGTAGCAACAAGAGCAGAAGTCTGCGCTTTACTATACAAATCACTAGTTAGCACAGGGAGTGCAACGGATATATCCTCGCAATACGCTGTGGCAGAAACACAGTCACAAGCTGAAGTTGAGCAGCGGACTGAAACTCAACCGATGGAAATGGGAGGGGAACGGGAACGCGTCAAACCTGAGCGTCGCAATTGCAACCAAGGAATTGGCAATGGTGCGGAAGGATGTGATCCTGGTAATTCCAGTCCTCGTGGTGGCAGTAACGACGAAGGCGGCCGGACTCCTGGTGGCAAAAAATAA
- a CDS encoding choice-of-anchor E domain-containing protein — translation MISTKPLHQTLKIAGLAASVSLASLVISPTANAVSFKTNTASFSGLRTELTDNPAAVLTVDKYTPLAGETVTQVIIRLSTNLSTSGTVKNNNSSASTFRVTAAATQFDFNPVAGAPSPLIAYVDNNGPLIPISGTFGTQQIYNNVAPGATRTFPTQIGNGSTSITFDSSNTNLSEFLGSGSFSLEPTTLMGFSLGGGGNNVDVQLQTVAASTLEVEYVGTFTPPPADVPEPSSILGILALTGSGAAMMRKFKSLVKLA, via the coding sequence ATGATATCAACAAAACCACTTCATCAAACTTTGAAGATAGCTGGACTAGCTGCTTCGGTTTCTCTAGCCTCTCTAGTTATATCCCCTACAGCTAATGCAGTTAGTTTCAAGACTAACACCGCGTCGTTCAGCGGACTGAGAACCGAACTCACTGACAACCCAGCAGCGGTATTAACAGTCGATAAGTACACTCCGCTAGCAGGAGAAACGGTAACTCAGGTAATCATTAGACTTTCTACTAACCTCAGTACTTCTGGGACTGTCAAGAACAATAATTCTTCGGCAAGTACCTTTAGGGTGACTGCGGCGGCGACCCAATTTGACTTTAATCCAGTTGCCGGTGCTCCTTCACCACTAATTGCATACGTAGATAATAACGGTCCATTAATTCCTATCAGTGGGACGTTCGGTACACAACAGATATATAATAATGTAGCTCCTGGTGCAACAAGAACCTTCCCAACCCAAATCGGCAATGGCTCAACCTCTATCACATTTGACTCTAGCAATACAAATCTTAGTGAATTTTTAGGATCAGGTAGCTTCAGTTTGGAGCCTACGACCTTAATGGGTTTTTCCCTCGGTGGCGGTGGTAATAATGTTGATGTCCAACTTCAAACAGTTGCGGCATCAACGCTGGAAGTAGAATATGTCGGCACATTTACTCCACCCCCAGCAGATGTCCCAGAACCTTCCAGCATTCTCGGCATCCTAGCACTGACTGGCTCTGGCGCCGCGATGATGAGAAAGTTCAAGAGTCTCGTAAAACTAGCTTGA
- a CDS encoding histone deacetylase family protein gives MDLPIIYHSDYIAPLPPGHRFPMSKFRQLYELLLADGVAHQEQFYAPERPTQDLIELVHTPNYVQAYCEGTLEPKAQRRIGLPWSPALVNRTCVAVGGTILTAKLALSHGLACNTAGGTHHAFPGYGSGFCIFNDLAIASRVLQQLGIVQKILVVDLDVHQGDGTAFIFQDDKSVFTFSMHCEVNFPGTKQNSDLDVPLTEGMEDDVYLQTLAQYLPDLLSDVKPDLVLYDAGVDPHIGDRLGKLALTDTGIFRREMQVLSTCVSAGYPVACVIGGGYAEDMKSLVWRHSLLHRAASQVYQQYRL, from the coding sequence ATGGATTTGCCAATTATTTATCACTCAGACTATATTGCCCCACTACCTCCAGGGCATCGCTTCCCGATGTCCAAGTTTCGACAACTCTATGAATTGCTGTTGGCTGATGGGGTGGCGCATCAAGAACAATTTTATGCCCCTGAACGTCCAACCCAAGATTTGATTGAGTTAGTTCACACGCCAAATTACGTTCAAGCTTATTGTGAGGGAACCCTAGAACCTAAAGCACAGCGGCGTATTGGGTTGCCTTGGAGTCCAGCGCTGGTAAATCGTACCTGTGTAGCGGTTGGTGGTACAATACTGACTGCCAAGCTAGCTCTGAGTCATGGTTTAGCTTGTAATACGGCTGGTGGGACTCATCATGCCTTTCCTGGTTATGGATCTGGTTTTTGTATTTTCAACGATTTAGCGATCGCCTCCCGCGTTTTGCAACAACTCGGAATAGTCCAGAAAATCTTGGTTGTAGACTTAGATGTTCATCAAGGGGACGGTACCGCTTTTATTTTCCAAGATGACAAAAGTGTTTTCACCTTCTCAATGCACTGCGAAGTGAATTTTCCCGGCACCAAGCAAAACAGCGATCTCGATGTTCCCCTCACAGAGGGGATGGAAGATGACGTTTATTTGCAAACTTTAGCGCAATACCTACCAGATTTATTGTCTGATGTCAAGCCAGATTTAGTACTTTATGATGCCGGCGTTGATCCGCATATTGGCGATCGCCTCGGCAAATTAGCCCTCACCGACACAGGCATTTTCCGCCGAGAAATGCAGGTTCTGAGTACCTGTGTGAGTGCAGGTTATCCTGTAGCCTGCGTCATCGGTGGCGGTTATGCTGAAGATATGAAATCCCTCGTCTGGCGTCACTCTTTGCTACATCGCGCCGCCAGTCAGGTTTATCAGCAATATAGACTATAG
- a CDS encoding cyanoexosortase A system-associated protein: MTSWKQVRIQLLALTFVTGLLFVGKVILQPNQGNPKIQAFVFPEEVPLPQWQPSLTNPLKTPTGEYPELLAQKHYRYIDNNLPLDIEMRYLHNLSNADISSLIQRYTSIRSSGIMRQQEGLGYYGLGVNQQQAYLSACINPRGGTTFTHEQFRNNRYFKDVRLERILPVLQGQEALIDKRCLWVYMSIPLRDSTPEAAYQILEKIWVPWYQWWQPRFPKP; encoded by the coding sequence GTGACTTCCTGGAAACAAGTCCGCATTCAGCTTTTAGCTTTAACGTTTGTCACAGGACTGTTATTCGTGGGAAAAGTAATTCTACAGCCGAACCAAGGTAACCCGAAAATTCAAGCCTTTGTTTTTCCAGAAGAAGTCCCTCTACCACAATGGCAACCTAGCTTAACTAACCCCCTGAAAACACCAACCGGGGAGTATCCAGAACTATTGGCCCAAAAGCATTATCGATACATTGACAACAACTTACCCTTAGATATCGAAATGCGCTATTTGCATAATTTATCTAATGCAGATATTAGTTCACTCATCCAGCGCTACACTTCGATCAGATCTTCTGGTATTATGCGTCAGCAAGAGGGGCTAGGCTACTACGGTCTAGGGGTAAACCAGCAGCAAGCCTACCTCAGCGCCTGTATCAACCCACGCGGCGGTACTACCTTTACACATGAACAGTTTAGAAACAATCGGTACTTCAAAGACGTCCGCCTTGAGCGGATACTGCCTGTATTACAAGGTCAAGAGGCATTGATAGACAAGCGCTGTCTCTGGGTATATATGTCAATTCCTTTACGAGATTCTACACCTGAGGCTGCCTACCAAATCTTGGAGAAAATTTGGGTTCCTTGGTATCAGTGGTGGCAACCCCGATTTCCAAAACCCTAA
- the crtA gene encoding cyanoexosortase A, which yields MLTDTRTVNLLKNVQLWLLGIGASLIAIHLNITWRDSTSEVFLINLLFLAFVCFLVKEKRYTLNLESGIFPSILGLLLIATVFLTSTSPQSFAGLFFISPLISGFGLALLASGFKGLTQYKIEFLALLFLSAHKLVSIVFKDISLLTAKFSTAILWYTGFKVTRSGITITLPTGSIKVIADCAGMALILNLLGLAVLFILIFNLKWQQKILIPTVAAILGFMINGVRVALMAVLVAQGDKQAFDYWHFGDGSLIFSIIASLFFGSFCWFLLSINQPKNLNATEL from the coding sequence ATGCTAACCGATACTAGGACAGTGAACTTACTAAAAAATGTGCAGTTATGGTTATTAGGAATAGGAGCGAGTTTAATAGCTATTCACCTAAATATAACCTGGAGAGATAGCACTTCTGAGGTATTTTTAATAAATCTTCTGTTTTTGGCATTTGTCTGTTTTTTAGTCAAGGAAAAACGCTACACCTTAAACTTAGAAAGTGGAATTTTTCCTAGTATTTTAGGTCTGTTACTCATTGCCACAGTGTTTTTAACCAGTACATCGCCGCAAAGTTTTGCTGGCTTATTCTTCATCTCCCCTTTAATTTCTGGTTTTGGACTGGCCTTACTCGCTTCTGGCTTTAAGGGTTTAACGCAATACAAAATAGAATTTTTGGCATTACTTTTTCTCAGTGCACACAAATTAGTATCGATAGTTTTTAAAGATATCTCGCTACTCACTGCTAAATTTTCTACAGCAATTCTTTGGTACACAGGCTTTAAAGTGACTCGGTCTGGAATCACAATTACACTCCCAACGGGGAGTATAAAAGTAATTGCTGACTGTGCTGGAATGGCTCTGATCCTCAACTTGCTGGGATTAGCCGTACTTTTTATCTTAATATTTAACCTAAAATGGCAGCAAAAAATCCTTATACCAACAGTAGCTGCAATCTTAGGATTTATGATCAACGGTGTACGGGTAGCCCTCATGGCTGTTCTAGTAGCACAAGGTGACAAGCAAGCATTTGACTACTGGCATTTTGGAGATGGCTCCCTAATATTTTCCATAATTGCATCTTTATTTTTCGGTAGTTTCTGCTGGTTTTTACTCTCTATAAATCAACCAAAAAATCTAAATGCTACGGAGTTATAA
- a CDS encoding alpha/beta fold hydrolase: protein MNLTTQQPPSVTLEKFLWTWQGHKIQYTVMGTGRPLVLVHGFGASIGHWRKNIPVLANAGYQVFALDLLGFGGSDKAPINYRVEVWVELLKDFCTAQIKEPAIFIGNSIGALLSLIVLAEHPEIAAGGVLINSAGGLSHRPDELNPPLRIVMAAFNKLVGHPITGKFVYNRIRQKAQIRRTLYQVYCDRQAVTDELVDLLYTPSCDPGAQQVFASILTAPPGPSPEELLPKVERPLLVIWGADDPWTPISGAKIYYEAQENGKDIKIVPIPQAGHCPHDEVPGVVNAQIIDWLAQR from the coding sequence ATGAATTTAACTACCCAGCAGCCGCCTTCAGTCACCTTGGAAAAATTCTTGTGGACTTGGCAGGGGCATAAAATTCAGTACACTGTCATGGGTACAGGACGTCCCTTGGTGCTGGTTCACGGCTTTGGTGCTTCTATTGGACACTGGCGGAAAAATATCCCGGTGTTAGCAAATGCTGGCTACCAAGTTTTTGCGTTGGATCTTTTGGGTTTTGGTGGTTCTGACAAAGCACCAATTAATTATAGGGTGGAGGTGTGGGTAGAACTGCTGAAAGATTTCTGCACAGCACAGATTAAAGAACCAGCTATATTTATCGGCAACTCTATCGGCGCACTTTTAAGTTTGATCGTACTGGCAGAACATCCGGAAATTGCTGCTGGTGGTGTGTTGATTAACTCTGCGGGTGGTTTGAGTCATCGTCCTGATGAATTAAACCCTCCACTTAGGATTGTGATGGCAGCTTTTAACAAGTTGGTTGGTCATCCGATTACAGGCAAATTTGTCTACAACCGCATCCGCCAAAAAGCCCAAATTCGCCGCACCCTTTACCAAGTTTACTGCGATCGCCAAGCTGTGACCGATGAACTAGTTGATTTATTGTATACACCCTCTTGCGATCCAGGCGCACAGCAGGTTTTCGCTTCTATTCTCACCGCACCTCCCGGCCCAAGTCCAGAGGAACTATTGCCAAAAGTAGAACGTCCTTTATTAGTAATTTGGGGTGCTGATGATCCTTGGACGCCGATCTCAGGAGCTAAGATTTACTATGAGGCGCAAGAAAATGGCAAAGACATCAAAATTGTGCCCATTCCTCAGGCTGGTCATTGTCCCCATGATGAAGTTCCAGGTGTTGTTAATGCCCAGATTATCGATTGGTTAGCACAAAGGTGA
- the hpsJ-A gene encoding HpsJ-like protein, cyanoexosortase A-associated, which yields MPELDIYRLLEVETIKLGKSIESLIGSINIWRLVGYGLLLLVFFDIVEIFYPLNLMNPAWEFQTMGSLVERVAVPLLSLLLVFSGKLEKRAKWERPLLALLSWLTLLVGLLYILLIPLGVTSTIRLYRANLEQFNQEYTQQVSQANQVEKQLNETTPTQLENLIKRQGRSLDGRDPQELKTQLLAQLGQAKKQIKTQGEAKKSSGNLRLLKSSVKWNLGALVSAVLFISIWKGTRWARSRS from the coding sequence ATGCCTGAACTAGACATTTATAGATTGCTTGAAGTAGAGACTATAAAATTGGGTAAATCAATAGAGTCTCTCATCGGGTCGATTAATATTTGGCGTTTGGTTGGTTACGGTCTTTTGCTATTAGTCTTTTTTGACATAGTTGAGATTTTCTATCCGCTAAATCTGATGAATCCAGCTTGGGAATTTCAAACAATGGGGTCGCTAGTAGAACGGGTAGCGGTACCGTTATTGTCGCTATTGTTAGTATTTTCTGGAAAGCTGGAAAAACGAGCCAAATGGGAACGCCCCCTCTTAGCATTGTTATCCTGGTTAACTTTGTTGGTTGGATTATTGTATATATTACTTATTCCTTTGGGAGTTACTAGCACCATTCGGCTATATAGAGCCAACCTTGAGCAATTCAATCAGGAATATACCCAACAAGTTTCTCAAGCAAACCAGGTTGAAAAGCAACTGAACGAAACTACACCCACACAATTAGAGAATCTTATTAAGCGTCAAGGTCGCTCATTAGATGGGAGAGATCCTCAAGAATTAAAAACCCAACTTCTCGCACAACTTGGTCAAGCTAAAAAACAAATAAAGACCCAAGGGGAAGCAAAGAAATCTTCTGGAAATCTGAGGTTGCTCAAGAGTTCTGTGAAATGGAATTTAGGCGCTTTAGTTTCTGCGGTCTTATTTATTAGTATTTGGAAAGGAACTCGCTGGGCAAGATCACGTAGTTGA
- a CDS encoding mechanosensitive ion channel family protein, translating into MTQWILPTAFILAGLLAGIVGEKVIFKKLKLFVVRKQIPGSEIIFQSLHRMTFIWFVVAGFFWAILSSPLKPDIAIALQKFITIILMSSVTLVLARLTAGFVTLFIRRTEGVSTSLISNLAKATVLIMGTLILLQTLGIEITPIITTLGIGGLAVGLALQDTLANFFSGFYLIISKQVRTGDYVKLDGGHEGYVTDITWRNTTIKEISNNVIIVPNSKFATSTFTNYHLPAKEISLTINVGVSYDSDLELVERVTVEVAKEVMQEIALELIANEPYMRFHTFNDFSIDFTLYMRVNEYFDQRIAKHLLIKKLLKRYQQEGIQIPFPVSEVYFPKNGQKNSATKLN; encoded by the coding sequence ATGACGCAATGGATTCTACCGACTGCATTTATTCTGGCTGGCTTACTGGCTGGAATCGTTGGCGAAAAAGTTATCTTCAAAAAACTGAAATTATTTGTTGTTAGAAAACAAATTCCTGGGAGTGAAATCATCTTTCAATCCCTGCACCGCATGACCTTTATTTGGTTTGTGGTTGCAGGTTTTTTCTGGGCAATTCTCAGTTCTCCCCTCAAGCCAGATATTGCCATTGCCCTGCAAAAATTTATCACCATCATTTTGATGTCTTCAGTGACGTTAGTCTTAGCCAGGCTGACTGCTGGTTTTGTAACTCTGTTTATTCGTCGCACTGAAGGAGTTTCGACATCACTAATTTCTAATTTGGCTAAGGCTACCGTTTTAATTATGGGTACTTTAATCCTACTGCAAACCCTAGGCATTGAAATTACACCCATCATCACGACTTTAGGAATTGGTGGTTTAGCGGTAGGTTTAGCACTGCAAGATACTCTAGCAAATTTTTTCTCTGGCTTTTACCTAATTATTTCCAAGCAAGTTAGAACCGGAGATTATGTAAAATTAGATGGGGGTCATGAGGGATATGTGACTGATATTACTTGGCGAAATACAACCATCAAAGAAATTTCCAATAATGTGATTATTGTCCCTAACTCTAAGTTTGCAACGTCAACTTTCACCAATTATCATTTACCCGCTAAAGAAATAAGTTTAACCATCAATGTAGGTGTGAGTTATGACAGTGACTTAGAACTTGTCGAACGGGTAACTGTAGAAGTTGCCAAAGAGGTGATGCAAGAAATTGCTCTAGAACTAATAGCAAATGAGCCATATATGCGATTTCACACCTTTAATGATTTTAGTATAGATTTTACGCTTTATATGCGTGTAAATGAATACTTTGACCAGCGGATTGCTAAACACTTATTGATTAAAAAATTGCTGAAACGCTATCAGCAAGAAGGAATTCAAATTCCCTTCCCCGTCAGTGAAGTTTATTTCCCAAAAAATGGACAAAAAAATTCAGCTACGAAGCTGAATTAA